One window of the Pseudomonas lurida genome contains the following:
- a CDS encoding flavohemoglobin expression-modulating QEGLA motif protein produces MDDYQQTIRTLSDRIVLAQTPIRVLDAVKWDENIRQGFLKAKGREMPAVDRDYYLNRPLSFDSSAVKLEFQNIERDITRRLGQFSPVGQIMRRMCKEYRMVVRMLEARGTEDFGLISQELYGAASDAFHAGDPTLADLGLMLSDYLNNIDGRGDLKDEAKTLTAKDAVALLQTRLNKVFGEAEETIRVFESDGIVADAAAGADYIKIRADAMFNDRDVRALEVHEGLVHVGTTLNGQNQPICTFLSKGPPSSTVTQEGLAILMEIITFASYPSRLRKLTNRTRAIHMVEEGADFLQVFEFFREQGFEMAESYGNASRVFRGSVPTGLPFTKDLSYLKGFIMVYNYIQLAVRKGKLEQVPLLFCGKTTLEDMRTLRQLVDEGLVVPPKYLPEQFRDMNALAAWMCFSNFLNHLSLDRIEADYSNIL; encoded by the coding sequence GTGGACGATTACCAGCAGACGATACGCACCTTGTCTGATCGCATTGTGCTGGCGCAAACACCGATTCGCGTCCTCGACGCCGTGAAGTGGGACGAGAATATTCGCCAGGGATTCCTCAAGGCCAAGGGCAGGGAAATGCCCGCAGTTGACCGCGATTACTACCTCAACCGGCCGCTGTCGTTCGACTCCAGCGCGGTGAAGCTGGAGTTCCAGAACATCGAGCGCGACATCACCCGTCGCCTTGGCCAGTTCAGCCCGGTGGGGCAGATCATGCGCCGCATGTGCAAGGAGTACCGCATGGTGGTGCGCATGCTCGAAGCGCGTGGTACCGAGGATTTCGGCCTGATCTCCCAGGAACTCTACGGCGCCGCCTCCGATGCGTTCCATGCCGGCGACCCGACCCTGGCCGACCTGGGCCTGATGCTGTCCGACTACCTGAACAATATCGACGGCCGTGGGGACCTCAAGGACGAAGCCAAGACGCTCACCGCCAAGGACGCCGTCGCCTTGCTGCAAACCCGCCTGAACAAGGTATTCGGTGAGGCCGAAGAGACCATCCGTGTGTTCGAGTCCGACGGTATCGTCGCCGACGCAGCGGCGGGCGCCGACTACATCAAGATCCGCGCCGATGCGATGTTCAACGACCGCGACGTGCGTGCCCTCGAAGTGCATGAAGGCCTGGTGCATGTGGGCACCACGCTCAATGGCCAGAACCAGCCGATCTGCACCTTCCTGTCCAAGGGCCCGCCGTCGTCCACCGTGACCCAGGAGGGGCTGGCGATCCTGATGGAGATCATCACCTTCGCCTCCTACCCGAGTCGCCTGCGCAAGCTGACCAACCGTACCCGCGCTATCCACATGGTGGAAGAGGGTGCTGATTTCCTGCAGGTGTTCGAATTTTTCCGCGAGCAAGGCTTTGAGATGGCTGAAAGCTACGGCAACGCCAGTCGCGTATTCCGTGGCTCGGTGCCGACTGGCCTGCCGTTTACCAAGGATCTGTCCTACCTCAAGGGCTTTATCATGGTCTACAACTACATCCAGCTTGCCGTGCGCAAAGGCAAGCTGGAACAAGTGCCGCTGCTGTTCTGCGGTAAGACCACCCTGGAAGACATGCGCACCCTGCGCCAACTGGTCGACGAAGGCCTGGTGGTGCCTCCCAAATACCTGCCCGAGCAGTTCCGCGACATGAATGCGCTGGCAGCGTGGATGTGCTTCTCCAACTTCCTCAACCACTTGAGCCTGGATCGGATCGAGGCGGATTACTCGAATATCCTTTAG
- a CDS encoding alpha/beta hydrolase, whose amino-acid sequence MRILGILCLLLTLNGCSSLLFYPEPGLPFTPEKARLQYRDVTLTTADGVKLHAWWLPAKPGVPLKGTVLHLHGNGGNLAWHLGGSWWLPEQGYQVLLLDYRGYGLSQGKPSLPAIYQDVDAAFNWIDKAPETQGQPLIVLGQSLGGALAVHYLAAHPERQSRLKALVLDGVPASYRDVGQFALSTSWLTWPFQVPLSWLVPDDDSAIHAMPRLTGVPKLLFHSLDDPIVPVANGIRLYQAAPPPRVLQLTRGGHVQTFADKTWQTVMLRYLDDPQHFNGLRRLGEIPNYPTPNVDSSESPQ is encoded by the coding sequence ATGAGAATCCTCGGCATTCTGTGCCTGCTACTCACATTGAACGGCTGCAGCTCCCTGCTGTTCTATCCCGAACCCGGCCTGCCCTTCACGCCGGAAAAAGCCCGATTGCAATACCGCGACGTCACCTTGACCACCGCCGACGGCGTAAAGCTCCACGCCTGGTGGCTGCCGGCCAAACCCGGTGTGCCGCTCAAGGGCACGGTGCTGCACTTGCATGGCAACGGCGGCAACCTGGCCTGGCACCTGGGTGGCAGTTGGTGGTTGCCTGAGCAGGGCTACCAGGTGTTGTTGCTGGACTATCGCGGTTATGGCTTGTCGCAAGGCAAGCCCTCGTTACCCGCGATCTATCAGGATGTAGACGCGGCGTTCAACTGGATCGACAAGGCCCCCGAAACCCAAGGCCAGCCGTTGATCGTGCTCGGCCAAAGCCTGGGGGGGGCATTGGCGGTGCACTACCTGGCCGCCCACCCGGAGCGCCAATCCCGGCTCAAGGCACTGGTGCTGGACGGCGTGCCCGCCAGTTATCGTGACGTAGGACAATTCGCCCTGAGCACCTCCTGGTTAACATGGCCGTTCCAGGTGCCTTTGTCGTGGCTGGTACCGGACGACGACAGTGCGATCCATGCCATGCCTCGGCTGACGGGCGTACCGAAGCTGTTGTTCCACAGCCTGGATGACCCGATCGTGCCCGTGGCCAACGGCATCCGCCTGTACCAGGCTGCGCCGCCGCCGAGGGTGTTGCAACTGACTCGGGGCGGGCATGTGCAGACCTTTGCCGACAAGACCTGGCAAACCGTGATGCTGCGCTATCTCGATGACCCGCAACACTTCAACGGTTTGCGCCGCCTGGGCGAAATTCCGAACTACCCCACTCCCAACGTTGATTCATCAGAGAGCCCGCAATGA
- a CDS encoding OmpA family protein, translated as MRKQLMIPALLAMSVALAACSTPPNANLENARTNFSALQTNPQATKLAALETKDASEWLDKADKAYRDKEDEKKVDQLAYLTNQRVEVAKDTIVLRESEAKLKNAGDERARALLDARDAQIKQLQDSLNAKQTDRGTLVTFGDVLFATNKSDLKSSGLVNITKLAQFLRDNPDRKVIVEGYTDSTGSDSYNQSLSERRAASVQRALAQQGVDISRIVTQGYGKEYPVADNGSVSGRAMNRRVEVTISNDNQPVKPRSSVAY; from the coding sequence ATGCGTAAACAATTGATGATCCCTGCCCTGCTGGCGATGAGCGTTGCACTGGCGGCCTGCTCCACCCCGCCGAACGCGAACCTGGAAAACGCACGGACCAATTTCTCGGCCCTGCAAACCAACCCGCAAGCCACCAAGCTCGCGGCACTGGAAACCAAGGACGCCAGCGAATGGCTGGACAAGGCTGACAAGGCCTACCGCGACAAGGAAGACGAGAAGAAAGTCGACCAGTTGGCTTACCTGACCAACCAGCGCGTTGAAGTGGCCAAAGACACCATCGTGCTGCGCGAATCCGAAGCCAAGCTGAAAAACGCTGGCGACGAACGTGCCCGCGCACTGCTGGATGCTCGTGACGCACAGATCAAGCAACTGCAAGACAGCCTGAATGCCAAGCAGACCGATCGCGGTACGCTGGTGACCTTCGGTGACGTGCTGTTCGCCACCAACAAGTCCGACCTGAAATCCAGCGGTCTGGTGAACATCACCAAGCTGGCTCAGTTCCTGCGCGACAACCCGGACCGTAAAGTAATTGTCGAAGGCTACACCGACAGCACGGGTTCCGATTCGTACAACCAGAGCCTGTCCGAGCGTCGTGCTGCTTCCGTACAGCGTGCACTGGCTCAACAAGGCGTGGATATTTCGCGCATCGTGACCCAGGGTTACGGCAAGGAATACCCGGTTGCCGACAACGGCAGCGTCTCGGGTCGTGCCATGAACCGCCGCGTTGAAGTGACCATCTCCAACGACAACCAGCCAGTCAAGCCACGTTCTTCCGTTGCTTACTGA
- a CDS encoding DUF4398 domain-containing protein, producing the protein MELKTMKTSTAKSSFNHLRGLKLAALAIGTSFVLAGCAGNPPTEQYAVTQSAVNSAVSAGGTEYAAVEMKSAQDKLKQAEIAMHDKNYDEARRLAEQAEWDARVAERKAQAAKAEQAVKDSQKAVDELRKEGMRPAAIQQK; encoded by the coding sequence ATGGAGTTGAAGACGATGAAGACCAGCACTGCCAAATCCTCGTTTAACCATCTGCGCGGGCTCAAATTGGCCGCGCTGGCAATCGGCACCAGCTTCGTTCTGGCAGGTTGCGCCGGTAACCCGCCGACCGAGCAGTACGCGGTGACCCAGTCCGCTGTAAACAGCGCGGTCAGCGCCGGCGGCACCGAGTACGCGGCTGTAGAGATGAAGTCGGCCCAGGACAAGCTCAAGCAAGCCGAGATTGCCATGCACGACAAGAACTACGACGAAGCCCGTCGCCTGGCTGAACAAGCCGAGTGGGACGCTCGCGTTGCAGAGCGCAAGGCTCAGGCTGCCAAGGCTGAACAGGCTGTGAAGGATTCCCAGAAGGCTGTTGATGAGTTGCGTAAGGAAGGTATGCGTCCAGCTGCTATCCAGCAGAAGTAA
- a CDS encoding pilin assembly protein, giving the protein MKIRELAQHWEENAKGRLTKTEYAIHLDVESAARLAAIAEMYPKRSTEELLGELIGAALEELEASFPYIKGQQVIATDEEGDPLYEDVGPTPRFLTLSRRYLHDLSASSDEQKH; this is encoded by the coding sequence ATGAAAATCCGAGAATTGGCCCAGCATTGGGAAGAGAACGCCAAGGGTCGCTTGACCAAGACCGAATACGCCATCCATCTGGATGTGGAATCCGCCGCAAGGCTGGCGGCCATCGCCGAAATGTACCCCAAGCGCAGCACCGAGGAACTGCTCGGCGAGCTGATCGGCGCCGCCCTCGAAGAGTTGGAAGCCAGCTTTCCCTATATCAAGGGCCAGCAGGTGATTGCCACCGATGAAGAGGGTGACCCGCTGTACGAAGATGTCGGCCCTACCCCGCGCTTCCTGACGCTGTCGCGGCGTTATCTGCATGATTTGTCGGCCAGCAGCGACGAACAGAAACACTGA